The Erythrobacter sp. genome segment AACAGGATGCCGAAGCCGAGTGGCTGCCCTGAAAAGAGATCGTCGGCAAATCCGAGTGGCAGTCCGGCCCAAAGCGGCAGAAGACCGGGACGCGAGACCCGCCACGCCAGTAGCAGGGAATAACCCAACGGTGGCAGGATTGGTGCAGGCGCGATGATAGGCCACATCGGTGCCATTGAACCGAGCAGTATCGTGATCCATGGTAGGCCATATGCCAGGATCGGCGAGTGATCGCGGTTGATCTTGCTGCCGAACCGGTCGCGGCGGGATGCGGGGTTAAGACGGTCCATCAGGTGCCGCCATCCCCGGCGGTCGGCTCACCGGCATTCGAATCAACCGGTTGGTCTGTCAGCAACGGCGCCTGCGCAGCGGCGACGGATTCGGGCTCGAACATCGGTTCGACAGCAACGTAATCGGTTGCCGCAGGATTGCTCAGCAGCTGGCCGATCGCGCCGTCGTCGGTGAGGCGGGTCACCATTGCTACCGCAACATTCGGGCGAAAAAGCCCGCCCGCACCGGAAGTGACGAAGATATCACCTTCCTCCAGCGGATTGATACCCAGGTTGATCAGCCGGATCCGCAGCGAACCATCAGCACGGCCTTCGGCAAATGCCACGACATCATCGGTGGCCCGGCGCACCGGAACAATACTTTCGGGATCGGTCAACAGCAGCACCCGCGAAGTAGAGCGACCCGTTTCGAGGATGCGCCCGACCAAGCCCATCGGCGATGTGACCGGCATTCCCACCCGAACGCCATCGCTTCTTCCGGCGGAAAGGTATCCGAAACGCCGGGTACTAGCAGAGGTGGAGCCGATAAGGCGCCCGGTTGCGACGGGCTGCAAATCGCTTTGCACAAGTCCCAGCAGCGCCTTCAGCCGCTCGTTCTCTTGCTCCAGCGCGCGTGCTTCGGCCAGTTGCACCCGGGCAACGGCTATTTCCTCCTCCAGCTCCGCGTTCTTCGATCCGGCGTTGTAATAACCTGCGATAGCTTCAAAAAAGCTGCGCGAACCGGTGCGGGTGACTGCGCCCGCCTCTCCTACGGGAGAGGCAGCGTCGGTCGCCATGCTCCGCAGGCCGTAGAAGGCCTCGGGCCGCCACAGCGAAACGATCAGCAAGAGCGCACCGATGGCTGCCCCCGCACTGGCGAAGACATAGCCGGTAAAGCGGCCCAGTTGCGCCTTTTTATTGGTTCCGGATATTTGTGCCGAAGGCGGTGCCATTGCGGCCCGCTCCCCCTATTGGTGTTGCGCCTCTATGCCGTCATCAGGACCCCGCGGTAGATCGGGTCCTCCATTGCCCTGCCGGTGCCGAGCGCCACGCAGGTGAGCGGATCTTCGGCAATGCTGACCGGCAATCCGGTTTCCTCGCGGATATGCGCGTCCAGCCCGCTGATCAGCGCGCCGCCGCCGGTGAGGACGATACCCTGATCGACAATGTCGGCCGCCAGTTCGGGCGCGGTGTTCTCCAGCGCGATACGCACACCCTCCACAATCGCCCCAATCGGTTCGGAAAGGGCTTCGGCCACATGCGCCTGGTTGATCTGGATTTCCTTGGGCACGCCGTTCACCAGATCGCGGCCCTTGATGACGATGGTTTCACCCACGCCGTCATCCGGCACCGTGGCAACACCATACTCCTTCTTGATCCGCTCGGCCGTGGCTTCACCGATCAGCAGGTTGTGATGGCGGCGAACGTAGGAAACGATGGCTTCATCCATCTTGTCCCCACCGGTGCGAACCGAGGTGGTGTATGCCAAGCCGCGCAATGAGAGCACCGCGACTTCAGTGGTGCCGCCACCGATATCGACCACCATCGACCCAACCGGTTCAGTGACCGGCATGTCCGCACCGATGGCCGCGGCCATCGGTTCGAGGATCAGGAACACTTCCGAAGCCCCGGCATTGCTGGCGGCATCGCGAATGGCGCGGCGCTCCACCGAAGTCGAACCCGAAGGCACGCAAATGACGATTTCCGGATAGCGCAGCAGGGTGCGTTTGCCGTGGACTTTGCGAATGAAGTGCTTGATCATTTCCTCGGCGATTTCGATGTCGGCAATCACCCCATCCCGCAGCGGGCGGATCGCTTCGATGCTGTCGGGCGTCTTGCCCATCATCAGCTTGGCGTCCTCGCCCACGGCCTTGACCCGCTTGATGCCGTTGATCGTTTCAATCGCCACCACCGAAGGCTCGTTGAGCACGATCCCGCGATCCTGCACATAAACCAGCGTATTCGCCGTGCCGAGATCGATGGCCATATTCTGCGAACCGAATTTGAAGAGATTGGAAAAGAAGGAGCCCATTGAGAAATCCGTAGTCATGATAGCCGCGGGAGACGCGAGAGTCCGCGTGTGGAAGACCTGCGCGTTGCGAAAGGTCTCGCCCCTTAGCGCGTGACCGGGAGAAAGGCCAAAATATTTGTCGAGAAGTGCACGGTTTTGCCGCGCTTTGGCTCGAAAAGGCTTCGGGTGGCCTGTAGGGACCGGATCTATGCCGCACATTCGCCGTCTTCCGGAAACCCTGGTCAACCGCATTGCGGCGGGCGAGGTCGTGGAGCGCCCGGCTTCCGCGCTCAAGGAACTCGTGGAAAACGCGGTGGATTCGGGTGCGCGGCGGATCGCAGTGGCGATTGTCGAGGGCGGACTGGGTTCGATTGAAGTCACCGATGATGGCTGCGGCATGACGTCCGAGGAAATGGCGCTGGCGTTGGAGCGCCATGCTACCTCGAAACTGCCCGACGACGCTATCGAACAGGTCGCCACGCTGGGATTTCGCGGCGAGGCGCTGCCGAGCATCGCCAGCGTCGCCCGGCTTACCATCGAGAGCCGCCCCGCCGATGCGCCGCAGGGCTGGCGACGGGTGATCGATCACGGCGTATTGGCCGGGGAAGGCCCTGCGGCGCTACCGCCGGGAACCCGTGTGCTGGTTGAAAACCTGTTCGGCAAAGTGCCCGCCCGCCGCAAGTTCCTGCGTAGCGCCCGCAGCGAATATGCCGCCTGCCACGACGTTATCCGTCGCCTGGCGATGGCGCGGCCGGATATCGGTTTTGCTTTCACACATGGAGATCGGCGCATTATCGCCGTTCAGCCGGGGCAGGACGCCGCCGAACGGGTGGCGCAGATCGTTGCTCGGGACCTGGCGGACAATAGCGTGATAATCGATCTTGAGCGGCCTTCGGATGAGGGCGTTATGCGGCTCAGCGGAATTGCCGGCCTGCCGACATGGAACCGGGGCGTTGCAGATCACCAGTATCTGTTCGTCAACGGGCGCCCGGTGAAGGACCGCTTGCTGACCGGGGCGGTGCGCGGAGCCTATGCCGACATGCTGGCGCGGGATCGTCATGCGGTGCTGGCACTGTTTCTCGAAATACCCTTCGCCGATGTGGATGTGAACGTGCATCCGGCCAAGACCGAGGTGCGGTTCCGCGATGCTGCGGCAGTGCGCGGGTTTATCGTCAGCGGACTGCGGCAGGCGCTTTCCACCGGAGATCGCCGCAGTGCCCAGGCACCCGATGGCGGCGCGATGGGGCGTTGGCAGGCGGAACCGCTGGCGGAGCCTACCGCTGCGCTGCGCTCGATCTTTGCCGGTCGGGACTGGACCGCGCCTGAACCGGCCCGGCTCGCCGAGACGAGTGGGGTCTGGAGCCAACCCGTCGCCGATCACGCCTTGCCACTGGGCCGGGCGGAGGCGGCAGAACCCTTGCCGGAGGATGCGCCGGACTACCCGCTCGGCATTGCGCGTGGGCAGGTCGCCAACACCTATATCGTTGCCGAGGCGGCGGATGGGCTGGTGCTGGTCGACCAGCACGCCGCGCACGAGCGGATCGTGCTCGAACGTCTGCGCGCGGCAGAGGCAGGGGACAAGGTCGCCGCCAGTCAGGCATTGCTGATGCCCGAAGTTGTCGAGCTGGACGAGTCCGACTGTGATCGGCTGGAGGAGCAGGCGGAGCATTTCGCCGCCCTGGGCTTGGCTGTGGAGCGCTTTGGCCCGGATGCCATGCTGGTACGCGCCATCCCCTCGTCGCTCCGCCATGCAGACCCGCAGGCACTGCTGCGCGATCTGGCGGACGATGTGGCCCAGCACGGAGCCTCGTTGCTGCTGGCCGAGAAGATCGAGCACGTCCTCGCCACCATGGCCTGCCACGGATCGGTGCGGGCGGGGCGGACGTTAAGTGTGGCCGAAATGAACGCGCTGCTGCGTGAGATGGAATCGACTCCGCGTTCGGGACAGTGCAATCATGGCAGGCCTACATGGGTGAAGCTGTCCATGCAGGATGTCGAAAAGCTGTTTGGGAGGCATTGATGCGACCTTTGACTGCTGCACTCCTTGCCGCGTTGCTGCTGGCCGGATGCGGTGAAACCGTTTCCGAGGAAGAGGAGCGCGCCCGGAACGAAGCGATCGCAGAGCGGGTGCGCGAGGCGAATGCCACAGCCAGTCCGCTGGAAGAGATCCTCCCCGAAGTGATCGGCTATTCCGACATGGAAGCCAACGACCTGCTCGGCCTTTCCTGTTCATACGCGCCTGGAACCAGCATGGGGGTACGGGCGATTGCGCGGGAAACCGATGCTTACATGAAGATTGACGGTGAGATGGTCCGCTTCGCCGCTGACCCTGGATCGCGTGAATTGCCGGCCAAGTCGCGCACCCTCTACAATGGTCGGGAATACTCGCTCCGGCTAGCGGTTGAGGACGTTGTTGCGGAAGGCGAGATCGAGGATACCACCTACGAAGGGACTATGTGGCTTTACGATCGCTTCGATAGGGTCGTCTACACCGGCAGCGGAACTGCCAATTGCGGCGCCTGATCAGGCCCGGAAGCTTGGCACCTTGCCGTTCGGGCTCATATCGGGAATGATCCGATAGCGGGCCAGAACCAGGCTGAACAAGCCAAACAGCAACAATCCGATAGCGGTCAGCGTGAAGACGATGCCCTCTCCCGCCAGGCTCGCCACGGCATCACCCAGCGTTTTCACCTGCTGCGATCCGCCCGACATGAATCCAGCCTTGAACAGGGACCAGCCGATCACACCGTAAACCACGCCGCGCGCGCAATATCCCGCGCCTCCAAGCCAACGTGTGGCGTCGGGTGCGGCACCGGAAATGCGGTGCATGAAGCTGCCGGAGATCCCTTTCTTGAACTGGAACAGGGCGGTGGCCAGAAACGCCACGCCGAGCAGGCCCAGCACGACTCCGCCGAAATTGACCGACAGGACACCAGCCGCCGCTTCCTGTGCTCCATCGCCGCCCGACCCGCCGCCGTTTCCTGCGGTCGAAGCGAACTGATAGGCAGACCACGCCAG includes the following:
- a CDS encoding rod shape-determining protein MreD, whose amino-acid sequence is MDRLNPASRRDRFGSKINRDHSPILAYGLPWITILLGSMAPMWPIIAPAPILPPLGYSLLLAWRVSRPGLLPLWAGLPLGFADDLFSGQPLGFGILFFSLTMIALDLIEVRFPWRGFWQDWGVAALCIALYLVLGALLSGAGFSLVQLGLIVPQLALSIMLFPVLAQFAVMLDRIRLTRIKRIG
- a CDS encoding rod shape-determining protein MreC yields the protein MAPPSAQISGTNKKAQLGRFTGYVFASAGAAIGALLLIVSLWRPEAFYGLRSMATDAASPVGEAGAVTRTGSRSFFEAIAGYYNAGSKNAELEEEIAVARVQLAEARALEQENERLKALLGLVQSDLQPVATGRLIGSTSASTRRFGYLSAGRSDGVRVGMPVTSPMGLVGRILETGRSTSRVLLLTDPESIVPVRRATDDVVAFAEGRADGSLRIRLINLGINPLEEGDIFVTSGAGGLFRPNVAVAMVTRLTDDGAIGQLLSNPAATDYVAVEPMFEPESVAAAQAPLLTDQPVDSNAGEPTAGDGGT
- a CDS encoding rod shape-determining protein; the encoded protein is MGSFFSNLFKFGSQNMAIDLGTANTLVYVQDRGIVLNEPSVVAIETINGIKRVKAVGEDAKLMMGKTPDSIEAIRPLRDGVIADIEIAEEMIKHFIRKVHGKRTLLRYPEIVICVPSGSTSVERRAIRDAASNAGASEVFLILEPMAAAIGADMPVTEPVGSMVVDIGGGTTEVAVLSLRGLAYTTSVRTGGDKMDEAIVSYVRRHHNLLIGEATAERIKKEYGVATVPDDGVGETIVIKGRDLVNGVPKEIQINQAHVAEALSEPIGAIVEGVRIALENTAPELAADIVDQGIVLTGGGALISGLDAHIREETGLPVSIAEDPLTCVALGTGRAMEDPIYRGVLMTA
- the mutL gene encoding DNA mismatch repair endonuclease MutL, with product MPHIRRLPETLVNRIAAGEVVERPASALKELVENAVDSGARRIAVAIVEGGLGSIEVTDDGCGMTSEEMALALERHATSKLPDDAIEQVATLGFRGEALPSIASVARLTIESRPADAPQGWRRVIDHGVLAGEGPAALPPGTRVLVENLFGKVPARRKFLRSARSEYAACHDVIRRLAMARPDIGFAFTHGDRRIIAVQPGQDAAERVAQIVARDLADNSVIIDLERPSDEGVMRLSGIAGLPTWNRGVADHQYLFVNGRPVKDRLLTGAVRGAYADMLARDRHAVLALFLEIPFADVDVNVHPAKTEVRFRDAAAVRGFIVSGLRQALSTGDRRSAQAPDGGAMGRWQAEPLAEPTAALRSIFAGRDWTAPEPARLAETSGVWSQPVADHALPLGRAEAAEPLPEDAPDYPLGIARGQVANTYIVAEAADGLVLVDQHAAHERIVLERLRAAEAGDKVAASQALLMPEVVELDESDCDRLEEQAEHFAALGLAVERFGPDAMLVRAIPSSLRHADPQALLRDLADDVAQHGASLLLAEKIEHVLATMACHGSVRAGRTLSVAEMNALLREMESTPRSGQCNHGRPTWVKLSMQDVEKLFGRH
- a CDS encoding DUF1206 domain-containing protein, whose translation is MVDKSEKFNWLVRLGYFSRAVLYSVLGLIALTSAERIAEGTNGIFQAIEGYPAGTAILWLMVVGLTAYALFRFTSTAFDIENNGSDTKGWATRVGHAGSGIGHLALAWSAYQFASTAGNGGGSGGDGAQEAAAGVLSVNFGGVVLGLLGVAFLATALFQFKKGISGSFMHRISGAAPDATRWLGGAGYCARGVVYGVIGWSLFKAGFMSGGSQQVKTLGDAVASLAGEGIVFTLTAIGLLLFGLFSLVLARYRIIPDMSPNGKVPSFRA